Proteins from a single region of Desulfovibrio sp. JC022:
- a CDS encoding Y-family DNA polymerase, translating to MRIFTLVDCNNFYVSCERLFRPELRCRPVVVLSNNDGCVIARSQEAKAIGVPMAAPAFKYKNFFQQNNVEVFSSNYALYGDLSQRVTSALASITPDLEVYSIDESFLEFPPCMLRELPSIGQEIRDRILKWTGIPVSVGFGPTKTLAKIASRFAKKHPQTKGIFSLCARKDMDRLLGKVPVTGVWGIGRRHGKRLISRGVNTARDFKDLPNLWIKKSMSITGLHTALELRGTPCFELDNSPQPKKTVSSSRSFGRPVSSLPELEESVAAYVARAGEKLRDQNSLAGGVMVYLTTNRHNNLPQYSNSATRMLSVATDYTPELIRTGLQCIRSIYKEGFKYKKTGIVLLDICGKYNRQTNLLELERKNESAKKEKLMDLLDSANTRFGRRTLSYASEGLEQPWKMNRNYKSPAYTTCWDELPEIG from the coding sequence GTGCGAATTTTTACGCTGGTGGACTGCAACAACTTTTACGTTTCCTGTGAAAGACTTTTCCGACCGGAACTCAGATGCCGCCCGGTAGTGGTACTTTCCAACAATGACGGCTGCGTTATCGCAAGATCACAGGAAGCCAAGGCCATTGGTGTTCCCATGGCTGCCCCGGCCTTCAAATACAAGAACTTTTTCCAGCAAAACAATGTGGAGGTTTTCTCATCCAATTACGCCCTTTACGGCGACCTTTCCCAGCGGGTCACCTCAGCCCTTGCCTCTATTACCCCGGACCTTGAAGTTTACTCCATTGATGAATCCTTCCTTGAATTCCCGCCCTGCATGCTCCGCGAGCTACCCAGCATCGGACAGGAGATCAGAGACAGAATTCTCAAGTGGACAGGAATTCCGGTCTCGGTTGGGTTCGGTCCCACCAAAACCCTAGCAAAAATAGCCAGCAGATTTGCTAAAAAACATCCACAGACTAAAGGGATATTCAGCCTCTGCGCCAGAAAAGACATGGATAGGCTGCTGGGTAAAGTCCCGGTCACCGGTGTCTGGGGAATCGGCAGAAGACACGGCAAAAGGCTGATCTCCCGTGGCGTGAACACTGCCCGTGACTTCAAGGATCTGCCTAATTTGTGGATCAAAAAAAGCATGTCCATAACCGGGTTGCACACGGCACTTGAATTGCGCGGCACGCCCTGCTTTGAACTGGACAATTCCCCGCAACCCAAAAAAACTGTATCCTCATCCCGCTCTTTCGGACGCCCGGTTTCATCTCTGCCGGAACTGGAGGAGTCCGTCGCCGCCTATGTGGCACGGGCCGGAGAAAAACTGCGCGACCAAAATTCTCTTGCCGGAGGAGTCATGGTCTACCTGACCACCAACCGACACAACAATCTGCCGCAATACTCCAATTCCGCCACCCGCATGCTCTCCGTTGCCACGGACTACACACCGGAACTGATCCGCACCGGGCTGCAATGTATCCGTTCCATATACAAGGAAGGATTCAAATACAAAAAAACCGGAATTGTCCTGCTGGATATCTGTGGAAAATATAACCGCCAAACCAACTTGTTGGAATTGGAGCGAAAGAACGAATCAGCCAAAAAAGAAAAACTCATGGACCTGCTGGATTCAGCCAATACCCGCTTTGGCAGACGCACCCTGAGCTATGCTTCAGAAGGACTTGAACAGCCGTGGAAAATGAACAGAAATTATAAATCTCCAGCCTACACCACCTGCTGGGATGAACTGCCTGAGATTGGATAA
- a CDS encoding LexA family transcriptional regulator — MKYLCAETFSPKTTTKLELPILLSEVIAGFPSPADDYIDKKMDLNEQLISNPAATFLVRAYGDSMLDANINQGDILVVDRSQDAHHNSIIIAIFNGELTVKRLIQREGKLFLAPENPDYPILEITEDISFEVWGVVTYIIHKAI, encoded by the coding sequence ATGAAATATCTTTGCGCAGAAACATTTTCCCCAAAAACAACGACTAAACTCGAACTTCCCATACTTTTATCTGAAGTTATAGCAGGCTTCCCCTCCCCGGCTGACGATTACATTGATAAGAAGATGGACCTCAATGAGCAGCTGATCAGCAATCCGGCAGCAACTTTTCTTGTCCGGGCCTACGGAGACTCCATGCTTGATGCCAACATCAATCAGGGGGACATACTTGTTGTGGACCGCTCGCAAGACGCTCATCACAACTCCATCATTATCGCCATATTCAACGGGGAACTTACCGTGAAAAGACTGATACAAAGGGAAGGAAAACTTTTCCTCGCCCCGGAAAACCCGGACTATCCCATACTGGAAATAACCGAAGACATATCCTTTGAAGTCTGGGGAGTGGTGACCTATATAATTCACAAGGCAATATAG
- a CDS encoding exopolyphosphatase: MRLLTRSDFDGLACAVLLKEIGIMDNWMFVHPKDVQDGRYPGDPNDIVANVPYIEGCGYWFDHHSSEDERLDMKLDYKGMSKPAKSAARVIWEYFGGHEKFGDKFDEMLHYVDKVDSGDITAEEVANPKGWILLGFIMDPRTGLGRYRHFNVSNYQLMEHLIDYCRELPISEILKLPDVKERVDLYFERDKQFREMLEKRTEMFSNVAILDLREQDEIYPGNRFTLYSMYPECNISIQIIWGKMKQNTVFSVGHSILNRTSKVDVGSVMLKFGGGGHKQVGTCQVPHDEADAALGQMVAMFMDKK; the protein is encoded by the coding sequence ATGCGGCTTTTGACACGATCAGACTTTGACGGCCTTGCCTGTGCGGTACTGCTCAAAGAAATCGGAATCATGGACAACTGGATGTTTGTCCATCCCAAGGATGTTCAGGACGGACGCTATCCCGGCGACCCAAACGATATTGTTGCCAACGTTCCTTATATAGAAGGTTGCGGCTACTGGTTTGACCACCACTCCAGCGAAGATGAACGCCTCGACATGAAGCTGGACTATAAAGGCATGTCCAAACCGGCAAAAAGTGCGGCCCGTGTTATCTGGGAATATTTCGGCGGTCATGAAAAATTCGGCGATAAATTCGATGAAATGCTTCACTATGTAGACAAAGTGGACAGCGGCGACATTACTGCCGAGGAAGTTGCAAACCCCAAGGGTTGGATTTTACTTGGTTTCATCATGGACCCCCGAACCGGACTCGGCAGATACAGACATTTTAATGTCAGTAACTACCAACTCATGGAACATCTCATTGATTACTGCCGTGAGTTGCCCATCAGTGAAATCCTCAAGCTACCCGACGTAAAAGAACGTGTGGATCTCTATTTCGAAAGAGATAAGCAATTCCGTGAAATGCTGGAAAAACGGACTGAGATGTTCAGCAATGTAGCCATCCTTGATCTTCGCGAACAGGATGAGATTTATCCCGGAAACAGGTTCACCCTCTACTCCATGTACCCGGAATGCAACATCAGCATCCAGATAATCTGGGGTAAGATGAAACAGAACACAGTTTTCTCTGTGGGACACAGCATTCTCAACCGCACCAGTAAAGTGGATGTCGGTAGCGTAATGCTCAAATTCGGAGGCGGCGGACACAAGCAGGTCGGAACCTGTCAGGTCCCTCACGATGAGGCGGACGCTGCCCTCGGTCAAATGGTCGCAATGTTTATGGATAAAAAATAA
- a CDS encoding lipopolysaccharide assembly protein LapB: MNKTFTSIRTKATLIGLPLIIAALLTGCGTKNEASGLHQTGTVAFMLNQDKAASVYFEKAIDCNPEYGPSYIMLGDCYLREGKYEEAVEIINKGLNLELEQGHIRLAHRKLARAYKELDNSEKALEHITIYTRMSVWQDKFTPQKISETEMFVAKLDLPDDKKNLAVDKIVEESAKAKAGPKSTESQEDETDILNMISFGLI; the protein is encoded by the coding sequence ATGAATAAAACATTTACAAGCATCAGGACAAAGGCAACGTTGATCGGCCTGCCCCTGATAATTGCAGCCCTTTTAACCGGCTGCGGCACCAAGAATGAAGCCTCCGGTCTTCATCAGACGGGAACTGTCGCCTTCATGCTCAATCAGGACAAGGCAGCCTCTGTCTATTTTGAAAAGGCAATCGACTGCAACCCGGAGTACGGTCCCAGCTACATCATGCTTGGCGACTGCTACCTTCGGGAAGGCAAGTACGAAGAAGCTGTTGAAATCATCAACAAAGGCCTTAACCTTGAACTGGAGCAGGGCCACATCAGGCTGGCTCACAGAAAACTGGCCCGGGCCTACAAAGAACTCGATAATTCTGAAAAAGCTCTTGAACACATAACCATCTACACGCGTATGTCCGTCTGGCAGGACAAGTTCACCCCGCAAAAAATTTCCGAAACAGAAATGTTTGTGGCTAAGCTGGATCTTCCGGATGATAAGAAAAACCTTGCGGTAGACAAAATCGTGGAAGAATCCGCAAAAGCCAAAGCCGGACCTAAATCCACTGAATCTCAAGAAGATGAAACCGACATCCTTAACATGATCAGCTTCGGCCTCATTTAA